In the Balaenoptera ricei isolate mBalRic1 chromosome 1, mBalRic1.hap2, whole genome shotgun sequence genome, CCGACTGCTTTAAAGCGTTTACTTAGCTCAAGTCTGAAGCTCGTGGACACCTGAGGAGGACGCGCTTTGGAGAGCGGGCAGAAGACCGATAACTGTGTCTACAGGGCTGCGGTGGGCGGTGTAGACCGTCGCGGGCGGGCGCGGAGGGGGCTCAGGGCCGGGTCGCGCTCCAGGCCGGGCGTGGCGCGGGTGGGTCGGCCGCCGGGAGCGGGGCGCACGCCGGGTCCCCGCTGGCAGCACTGTCTCCGCGCGGACGGGACACCTCGGGTGGGCGGGTGGGCGTGGGCCACGCAGCGCGGCTCGGCCTTGGCTACCAGACGCGGCATCGCACCTTCGGGTGCATGGCGGAGCCCCGCGCGCAGTGGAACGCGTCCGCGAAGGCGGCCAGGTTCTGCAGCGAGCCCAGCACCCTGCGGGTGGACGGAGGGGCCTGAGACGGCGCCGGCCCGGGcccgggcgcggggcgcgggggcgCGGGGGGCCACTTGCCTGTACTTTAGGGGGCTGTGGACGTCAGTCTTGATGGACTGGATGGCGAACTCGGGCCGGTAGGAGCCGCACCACACCTGTGGGCGCACGAGGGGCGTGGCCGCGGGACTtggaggaggggcggggggggatGGCGTGCAGGGGCATGGAGGACCAGAGGGCATCCTGGAGGGGGCGGCGCGGGCCTGGGGAGACGGGTGCCCCTAGGGCTGTGGCGCGGAGGGAGTGCGTCCTGGTTCCTCTCTGGGCACAAAGGAGTCCCGCCAGGGCCCCCGCTGCTCCTTCTTGGGTCGGGGGAGGGAAGCCAGCGGGTCGCCCTGCTCCTTCCACAGCAACATCTGAATCTTCCCCAGCTCCCACGCTGCCACCATCCTTTCCCTCCGGGAAGCCTTCCTGGCGCACTGGTTCTGGTTCTGCCTGGCTTGCCCGCCAGGGTGTCCCTGGAGGCGTGCGTTCGTGGGGGCTCGCCAAGGACGCAAGCGGGGAGCCGGTTTGCAGCCAGTGGGGCAGGGGACTGTCTCGCACCTGTGCGTAGCTGATGAAGAACAGCTGCTCGTAGGTCAGCTCCAGTCCCGGCAGCTGCTGGTCCTTGCCGCCTTCCGCCACCCACTTCAGGTAAGCCTGCAGGCACCAAACGGGTGCTGGGCCAGGGCCTACCCTCCTGGGGGCAGCACCGGGCTGGCCAGGACTCCGGGGTCCTTGGATCGGGGCGGAAGGGAGGTCTGGCTTCCGGGCCTCCTCCGGTGGGGGTCCTGCCCCTGCAGCGTGGGGCCTCTGAGAACCCCAGGGACCATCTGAGCGCCGACCCCGGGCTCGGTGGGAGCCCACGGCCCGGGCAGCCCGCCACATGAATGAGCGCCCGACACCCAGTGCCCGAGGCTGCTGGTGCAGGGGTGTCGCTGAGGCTGGCGGGCGTGCAGTGACTGTCACTGCCTTACTTGGCAACGGACAGTGGTCTCCCCAGAGCGCGGAGGCCTCAGCTAAGGTTGGGGTAAAGTGTGGGCCTGCCCGCCTGTGGCTGGCAGGCCCCCCCAGGGCTCTGCCGCCTCCCCGTCACACAGAGAAGGGTCCCAGGACCTGCCTGGGCTTGGGAGGGGGTCAGTCCCTGCCTGGACCTggttgccccccaccccacctcctcggGGGCCCTGCTTGGACGCACCTTGTAGGCCTGCCGCACCCCTCCATTGTCTGCGATGTTTTCCCCGAGGGTACTGAAGCCATTGACCTGCAGGCGGGAGACAGGATGGCGGGGGCGCCCgggctcccctcctccaccctcccccaggCCAGGGCTGCGGTGTGTCCGGGCCGTGGCCACTCACGTTCTGGTCGTCGGCCAGGTCCCAGGAGTAGTTGCCATACTGGTAGACCATGCACTCCGACCGCTTGCGGAAGTGCTGGGCCGAGAAGTTACTCCACCAGTCCATCATGTTGCCATTCTTGTCGAAGTTCCGGcctggatgggggcggggggctgcCCACGAGGCCCGGCCTGCCCAGCGCCAGCCTCTCCCCCACGTCCTCCCGGGAACCCCGGTGTCTAGAGCTCACGTGAGCAGAGAATGGGCCCCTGTCCCGGGGCTGCTCGGGCCCTGGGGGACGGAAGGCTTCAGTGGTGTCCATGCCATCCCCCAGGTCAGGGCCTGGGGTCTTGGGTCACAGGACCCCAGAGGCACCGTGGACTAAGGACCCGTGCGGTGGCGTCCATGCTCTCTAAACCCCAGGGGAGGGGAGCACTGGGCCCTGGGGACACGGGGCTGCCCTCAGAAGGTTTCGGAGGTCTAGCCCTATGGGAAAGCCAGCCTCGGTGGCAGCTGGAGGCCCCTGGAACCGGGCAGGAACCAGGCAGGGGGCCCCCGCGCAGCGGTGGGCGGGGTGTGTTTGTGACTGGAGGTGCAGCTCTGACCCCCAGACAGCCCCGTACCGTTGTCATCAAAGCCATGGGTGATCTCGTGCCCAATCACCATCCCGATCCCCCCAAAGTTCAAGGCCTGTGGCTGCTCCTTGCTGAAGAAAGGGGGCTGGAGGATCCCGGCGGGAAACACTGTGGTGAGGAGGCGGTGGGGGACGGAATGAGCTGGGTGAGCACACCTGTGTGCCAGGCTCGGGGTGGGCACACCCAGGCGTCCTGTCATTTAACCTCACAGCCGGGGAGGTAAAGGTTATGATCccctgccccattttacagaggagaaaacctaGGCTCCGAAGGCAAGAGGGCAGGGCTCGTGGGGGGCAGGGTGAACATACCAATCTGGTTTCGGTTTGGGGAGTAGAACGCATTCACCACGGCGGCCCCGATGTTCCAGCTGTGATAGACAAGTGGGTCATTCAGAGCCCAGGTCTCCCGGGCCTGCCCTCCAGGTCCCCCTACTCGGCTGACCAGAGCCCACCCTGACCCGTGCACAGCGGTCATGCCACGAGGCCAGCACGGCCAACGGCCAGGGCAGGGTCTAGGCCAGTCCAAAGCCCTGGCTTCTCCCTGGGACCCCACAAGCAGAGGGCGGGTGCAGGGGGGCTCTGGGTCAGACCCACCGCCCTCCCCCGCTGGCCCATTCCCCCCCCGCTTCCATCCCCACTCACAGGTTTTGGTCCACCTTCTCCCGAAGCTTCTTGAGGCTCCGCTGGGCGCCAGCCTTGAGATTCTGCAATCCGTTCTCAAAGTACAGGTGCTCCGAGAAGTTCAGCTACAGGAGACGGGTGGGCATGCGTGTGGGGTCCTCGAGGGGCCCGGGGGTAAGGGAGGTCAAGGGTGGCTGGGGACTGGCCTCAGGACTCGCCAGGCAGTCCCAAatgtggcccacaggctctggCTGCAGGTGGATTAGGGGCCAACCCCGGCTCTGTGCATTTACTGGGCGAGATCCAAGGCCCTCCCGGCCgtggtttccccacctgtaatgGAAGGTGATGCTAGAGCCCCTAGAGCATGTGGCCAGGTGGCTGAGTTATGTACGGAATCCACCCCCGGTAGTTGAGGGCCCAAGGTCCTTGCGGGCTGGTTCAGGGGGCGGGTTGGGTTGGGGCGAGGGGACAGGTGGGCTGTCTGGGGTGGCACGCACATTGGAATACTCCTCGTCCAGGTGCTTGTTCCCCTCCTCCAGGATGTAGTCGGGATACCCAATCTGCTCCCGGATGCTCATGGCCTAGGGACGAGAGGGGGGCCGGTCCATGCCCGCCCCACTGTGGGCATCCTGGCATTGCCCCCGCCACGTGGGTAAGGGGCTAAGGGACTCGCCCTCCTTGCAGGCTGTGGGGAGGCTAATGGGGACAGAACGTGGAAGGGTGAGACCGACCTTCGCACCCGGCCGCCAGCCAGGGGTCTGGTGGGGAGGGGCCGAGCAGAGCTGCTTGGCTGCTGTCTGTCACACTAGCCCGGAGGGGCTCCTGCTCCCTGTGGCCGTGGCCGCCCCCACCCATTGCGGGGGTGCTGGGGGGTCTCACCTCTGCCCACAGCCCCTTCCCGAgcgagccccccaccccccaggcggTGGCGATGATTACCCTGTGCCCCTTGCACTGGGgccaccctcccccagcctcctgcccaccTTCTCCTGGGCCTTCTTCTTGGATGACTCATCCATCCAGCTCAGCTCGTCCAGGGTCTCCACGAACACTGCCCGCAGCTTGTCGATGAGCTCTCCGACCTGGGGGGAGCGCATGACCCTGGTGCCTGGCTGATCGGCCCTGGGGTCTCTGCAGGGGGCCACTCCGAAcgtggtggggggttgggggcgggATCTGATCCCCTGGGACAGGGTCCACATGGCAGCACTTTGTCCTGGGTGGGCCTAGGGCCTGCCAGGCCCTGGACTCACGCCTCGTACAACTTGTCCCCTTCCCAGGCAGGCCCGCGGGGCTGGGGGTCGGGGCCGATAGCTGTTGGGGGGCCAGAGGCCTGGGGCGGGCAAGGCTTCCCCGCATCCCGCTGTGTGATGGGACGCCGGGCAAACACGTGCTCCCCGGTACCGCTGAGCACACAGGCGCTGCTGGGGCGAGAGGTGCCACGGGCTGGTGTCCCCTGGCCCAGGGTGGGGTCGCCAGACACGTACCACATTCTTGCTGTCCCCGGGGAAGGCCTCCTTGACGTAGAGTGAGCCCACGGCGCTCTCCATGTTACTGTTGACGTAGCTGACGCACTCCCGCCAGCGCACCTCCTCTACCGTCGTGCCGTACAGCGCCTGGCACGTTTCATTTCACCACGTTTACCAATGTCTGCTTCCCTGGCCTTGGCCCCAGCGTGCCCAGGGGCCAGTGGGGGACATTGGTGAACTCAGACACTCCCTTTGAACACCACCCCTGGTGTGGGAGGACCGGGTGTGCAGTTTGGAGGCCTGGACTCCCGGCCCAGGCCGACCCCGGGGTGCGGGTGCCCTGCCCGGTCCCGAGTTCCTCCTTGTCCCCTGTCCCTGCCACCCTGGCCTGGCTGTCTGGCCGACTCGGCTCTCAAGGACTCCAGCCCTACCCCAAAGCACAGGCTGGCGTTGACCTTGGGGGCCTTGTCTGGCTCAGCCGTGAGCCGCCAGCTGTCTGGGCCCTGGTTTTCCCATCTCCAGAATGACGATGAGAATGTGTGCCCGTCTGTCCCTGGGGACACGGCACAAGATGGAAATGTGTCCCCCGTCAGATTTCTGGCCCCACATCTTGGCCCCCTCGGAGCTCCGCCCAGCATCTGGCCACACGTTCCGGGGCTGTGGGGTTTGCTGCCTCTTCGGAAGTCAGTGTGACTCATTCTCTGTCCTCTGAGCTCTGGGCTTCAGCTCCCTGCTCCATGCTTGGCTCGTAGTGTCCTCAGCCCAAGACGGCAAAGCAGGAGGCCTGATCGCCACAACCTGTTCTGCCACCATCTCCCCGATCGGGGCCGGACCTCTGCCCACCCCATGTCCCTGGTGAAGAACCTCAGAGGCCCCCGACTCCCCCGTtcctcatcccccccccccatccacACCTCAACTGCCTGTCGTCAGCACCTCCATCTAGTGCCGACGCCCTGGTCTACCCTCCCCCCCCGATGATGGCACCTGCCTCCACTCGGCCTGTGCCCCCGCAGCAGCCAGAATGACCACACCAGCAGGGCATCGGACTGTGGTTCCCACTCTTAACACCCCAGTGGCTCTCAGTGCACGTGGAATCCGCATGCTGCTCTGGCCCATGGTTGCCTCCCCCGCCTCCGCGacctcatctccttccttccccaatGTGACCCTGGGGTCCCTGCCCCAGGACCTCTGCACTAGCTGTTTCTGCTCCTGGGAATCTGGCCTGGGTCATTCGTGCCTTGAGGTCTCCATGGTCACTTTCACAGAGAGGctctccctgccctcaccccctcccctcacaTCCTACTTGCTGGTCTTGAAAGAGCAGATTGTGCTTTGTCGATGGCTTATCGTTACGCTGCCCCAAGAGGGCGTGTCTCATGAGCCTGGATCACAGCTCTGATCCCAGGGTGGACCTTGGTGCAGGCCCACAGCAGGTGGTCAGTGTTATCAAGGAAACAGGCCAGGCTCGGTGCAGGGGCAGGGCGTCGCTCACCTTGCGGTAGTTTGCGCGTGCATCCTTGAATCTCTGGCTCAGGCTGCTGATGCGGTCCAGCACCAGGCGCCAGACCAGGTAGTTCTGCATGGTCctggggcaggaggcagagggcAGCGGATAGAACAGGTGCGTGCTGTTTGCCCAGGGAGAGGGTGTGGTTTATGGGCCCTTGGACAGCAGGCTCCACACCAAACGGAGACTTCAGGGTGGTGGAGGAAATCTCCAAGACGACCCCCAGATACATCCTGCCTGCCCCTGGATGACCCAAGGAAGGGTTCGCATCTCTAACGTAAGGTTCCATTGGCCACAAACATTTGACCCCGTCCTGTCCCTCGCGCCTCAGAGTAATGCTTTATGGGGTCCTCTCCTGAGAGGAGGAGCTGTTGGGGATGAGGAGAGAGCAGGGGAAAGATGCTGACACCACCTCTTGGGACCTTCCTTGAGCCTCACCTGGATGAGTAGACATCGATGATGTCTTCAAGATTCTGGAGGTAAGGGATGCCGTAGACCACCACTTCCTCATCTGGCAGCAGCTTGATTTTGACAGAGGATAGCACAGATTGTATGAAGAGAGTCCAGTTAAATCCCTGGagaaggagggagtgaggagaaagagggagagatggagaggtagACACAGTTCTTGGGCATCCAAGAAACCCAGCCCCCTCTAAAGAATATTCAAGAAATAAGAGAGAAGGTGCAGGTAATCAGAATCAGGAAAAAGGCGGGTGACATTACTACAGAGCCTACCAACAGTAACAAGAGATTATGGCAATATATTGGAAAATTCAAGTGTAATGGAAGAATTCCTGGAAAAACACAATTtagcaaaaaatgaaagaagagatagaaaattaAATAGTTTTGTATGTAAGAAACtggattatttaatttaaaatatttccacataGAAATTTCCAGACTCATCTGGCTTTTCTAGCGGATACTATCTGACATTTGAGGAAGACATAATGCCAATCTTAAACtttccagagaaggaaaaaagagaaaactctttCAACTTGATTTATGAGGCCAAGAATAACCTTAATACcaaaataaggatgttaaaagGAAAGATAACAATAGGCCAGTCTCATTTATGCTAATTGATACAAAAATTctaagcaaaatattagcaatcgGAATTCATCCATacctatataaaatggataatgcaACACAGCCAAATTAGATTTACTCAAGGAATACAAGTGTGgtgtaacatttgaaaatcaaatcaatataattcacTATGATAACTGAATACAGAAGGAAAATCACATGgtaatttcaatagatgcagataaggCATATTAAAATTGACTATTCATGAAAAAGACTCAGCAAATCGAAATGGAAGTTCTGTAATCTAATAAAAGGATCTATACAACAGCAGCAgtgacaacaaacaaaaccccactctacagcaaacaaaattaaatgaaagctTGCAAAATGTTGCAAGCTTTTCTTCTGAGatcaggaaggaaacaagatagcTACTGTCATGACTTCAGCATTATGCTGAAAGTCCTAGCCAgttcaataagacaagaaaaaaagaaaatcaacaaggattggaaagggaagaaataaaacttattttttacaAAGGACATGATTCTGTGtctataaaatattaaaggaTAAACTATTAGAACTACTACATGCTTTGAGTAAAATTGCTGTATACAAAGTATTGCTGtatactagcaacaaacaatAAGAGAAATTGCAAAATGATACCATttacaataatattaaaaaaccaaGCACCTGGGAACAAATGTAATGAAAGATATGTAAGGCCTTGAAGtaggaaactataaaacttattgagagaaatgaaagaaaacataaatatatggaAGTTTCGTGGATCAGAAGACTCAACCTTGGGAAGATGTGAATCTTCCCCAAATTGATGCTTAGATTTCaagcaatccctgtcaaaatctcagcagcattttgtgtgtgtgtgtgtgtaattgacTAGCTGACTCTGAGTCTTGTAAGAAAGTGCAAAAGATCAAGAATAATCGatttgaagaacaaagttggtaGACATCAAAACTTATCACAAAGCTATAACAATGGAGGCAGTAGGTTCCGGCACGTGAATAGACAgagagaccaatggaacagaagagagtttAGAAATACACACACAGGTACAAACGCACAGACCCAGACGTGCACACAGGCACAAGTGCACAAAAAGACACTCGGTCTTTAATCAAGTTGGCACACAGTGCAATGGCTAATGGGggagtcttttcaataaatggtgctagatcATCTGGACAGCCACAAGGAGCACATGAAACAATTCCTTCTTCTCACTGTATATAAAAAATCAACTCAAGGTAGACTGTCGACCTAAACAACCTTggcaggcaaagatttcttaagcaGAGCACAATGAACGCTAGCCATAGAGAAAGGATCCATCCGTCTTTGATAAATTGGACTATTTTAagccctcctttaaaaaaaaaaaccagtatgaAAGTAAAACAGCAGGCTGCCCACTGGAAAGGACATTTACTACACAGAAACTGACCAAGGGGTCACATCCAAGgtattcaaagaactaaaaatcaGTGAGAAGAAGGCAGATATCCCAGTAGTACAGGTGGGCAAGAGACTTGcgcagacacttcacaaaagggGCCTCCGTTGGGCAGTCAGTGTGAAGTAGTGCTCAGGGAAAGTCAAATCCAACCCAGATGAAATTCCGCAACACGTTCATCTGCAACACACCCATAGATGGGCTAAGACGGAAGGAACGAGCACCGCCAAGCACTGGAGGGGGCGTTTCACACACTCCTGTTGGGGAGTGTAAATCTGTGTGATGATTTTCGAATGACCTGTGTCCTAAGACCTGGCCACTTCATCCCTAGGTGGACACCTGACAGAAATGCTCGCGTGTGCATGCCAAAAGATGTGCGTGAGAATGAACGTAGCAACATCGCTCAGAAAAGTCCAGAAGTGGAACTGAGCCAGAGGCCCAGCAAGAGGAGAACAGGGGCACAAGCTGTTGTGTGTTCTTAGGATCGATCGTACAGTGATCAGGGTGAGTGAGGGGTTGCTGCTGCCCCAGCGAGATGAGACGTAATGACGGTGAGATGTAGTCTCACCTACACAGAGCGTAGAAGAAAGCAGCCCAGTGCACGCGTGTGGTGGAAGCCGGGTGCTGGCTGctttggggaggagggcagggagggggctgtgTGGATGTGCTCACGTGTGGCAATTCTAAGCTCTATAAACGCATTATAGTCCAGACACCGCGAGCCCTGGGTTCCTGCACGTGGCCACCCCTGCTCCGGGGCGTCTCCACGGCACCTTCTGGCCATCTGCGTTCCCTTCCTCTCACTGCCCACGTTTGGTCCATTTGCAAGTCCTGCTGGTTCTCCCTTCCAAATGCATCCACGAGCCACGCCTCTCAGCACTTCCGCTGCCGCTGTCTCAAGCCGCCACCTGGTCCCGCCTAGGTTGTGCTGCAGCCTCCTGACCCGTCTCCCTGCTTCTGGCCCTCagtcccttccctgtgtcctcagcagCCAAGTTCTCTTCGCTATGAGTCAAGTCCTGTCCCATCAAAGCCGGTGCCTTCAAAATGGCCCCGGAGGCCCGACACggtccaccctccctccccggccTCGGCTCGCGCCCAGCCGCCCTGCAGCCCCGGCCTCAGGACCTTGGCACTCGCTGTTCCTCTGTCTCCCCCTTGCCTGCCCTCCGACACACTCTGCAGGCCACATCTCTTTTTCTCCGACCCAAGCCCTGGGCGGGGGCTGCCTGCTTTGTTCATGGATGGAGTCGGTGCCAGAGCACGGCTGGCCCCTCAAAGTGCCCGCCTGGGAGGGGGCGAGCTGGCGGGCGGTGCGGGGTGGTGTCACAGCAGGCCACCACTGGGAGCCGGGAAGGAAGCGCGGGGGACGATGGGGCCTTCTGGAGCACCAGGTGCAGGAGCCCCGGGCAGGGTCCCCTCCGAGTTTTCCCGTCTTGTTCTATGGCTCCAGACACTTAGGTTTTCTGGTCAGAGGAAGGAGCTTCGGGTCCTGCCTCTGACGGTGGCTTCCGTCCGCAGCTGCACCCTCCTCCCTCTGACTTGGGCCCCAGTCGCCGCAGTCAGCTGGCTCCTTCCACAGGAGGAGGCCCCTCTGACCGCTCAGAGCAGGCGGAGTGAGTGCGGGGCCTCGGGGGGTGCAGGCCTGAGCCCCCCTTCCCGGGCTGggctgcccctccccagcccaggcccgGAGCCTAAGCCTGGCCAGCGGGAGGGGGAGGGTCCGGGGGTCCGGCCGTGGGGCCCCCTGTCAGGGGCAGCGCTGCGCTGGGGCCCTGAGCTGGGCCTGGGGACAGGGAGCCCCGGGCGGGGGGCCTGCCTGACTCGGGCGGGCGGGTCAGCGACTCCCCCCCCAAGGCCGCTCCCCTGCTCAGAAGACTTGGGACGTCGCAGCGGCCACGTCACAGGCGGGTGGCCCCGCATCCCCAGGCAGCCAGTTGACACCTGCCGTCCCCGTGTGGACATGTCCCCGTTTGGGTGACCGGTCCCGTGGGCCCCGCTTGGGGTGGGCGTGTTTGAGGCGTAGGGGAGAGAGGCGGGGCAGGCACGGCTGGGACTCACCTTCAGACCGAACTTGCTCTGGAGCTGCTCCAGGTCCATCCTGTGGTACAGGGCGGTGACGTCATGCCGCTCCTCCGGGGGGGCTGTGGCCTGCAGCGGGGCGGGTGGTCACAGGCTCGGGGCAGCTGGCCTGACCCCCCCGACCCCGTCCGCCCCCGGTCCGCGGCCTCACGTTGGCCAGCTGCGTCTCCAGCTCCAGCACCTGGGCCATGTCCTCCCGCACCAGGTCGTTGTTCTTGGGGAGGTTCATGTCCGCCCGAAGCATCGTGGCCACCGATACCATGAACTGCAGGTAGGCTTCCCGTACCTGAGCCAAAGGATGAGGACACAGTCTGGCGGCCTCGGCCACCTTGGCCCCCATGGAGCTctctgtgggggtggggtgggcatatGCCACAAAGCAGCCCTCGGGGTGCTCATCGGCTTGGGGGTTCCAGACGGCCCACGCCTCCCAGA is a window encoding:
- the MMEL1 gene encoding membrane metallo-endopeptidase-like 1, which produces MRKPESQAGTVETAGRGGQKHRGFLEGGLLLLVTGALVALGLLYADRRGKQLPLFTSRLCFSKEEKTTVKRTPRDIQKPKDTGETCTTPGCVMAAARILQNMDPSKDPCDDFYQYACGGWLRRHVVPETNSRYSVFDILRDELEIILKGVLENSTTKDRPAVQKAKMLYRSCMNESEIEKRDSQPLLDILEVVGGWPVAMDKWTESIGPRWELEQQLAVMNARFNRRVLIDLFIWNDDQDSSQHIIYIDQPTLGMPSREHYFSAGSDQKVREAYLQFMVSVATMLRADMNLPKNNDLVREDMAQVLELETQLANATAPPEERHDVTALYHRMDLEQLQSKFGLKGFNWTLFIQSVLSSVKIKLLPDEEVVVYGIPYLQNLEDIIDVYSSRTMQNYLVWRLVLDRISSLSQRFKDARANYRKALYGTTVEEVRWRECVSYVNSNMESAVGSLYVKEAFPGDSKNVVGELIDKLRAVFVETLDELSWMDESSKKKAQEKAMSIREQIGYPDYILEEGNKHLDEEYSNLNFSEHLYFENGLQNLKAGAQRSLKKLREKVDQNLWNIGAAVVNAFYSPNRNQIVFPAGILQPPFFSKEQPQALNFGGIGMVIGHEITHGFDDNGRNFDKNGNMMDWWSNFSAQHFRKRSECMVYQYGNYSWDLADDQNVNGFSTLGENIADNGGVRQAYKAYLKWVAEGGKDQQLPGLELTYEQLFFISYAQVWCGSYRPEFAIQSIKTDVHSPLKYRVLGSLQNLAAFADAFHCARGSAMHPKVRCRVW